The following nucleotide sequence is from Mangifera indica cultivar Alphonso chromosome 17, CATAS_Mindica_2.1, whole genome shotgun sequence.
GGATGGATCTTCTGATCTCATgttcttatgttttttttaattatatgtttgttttaatttatgtgtTACCCTAGGTGTGATGCCAAGAGCTTGGAGGATGCACTGATAAAACGTGTAATGGTAACGCCAGAAGAGGTTATCACAAGAACTCTTGATCCTGGTTCTGCAGTGGGGAGCAGGGATGCCTTAGCTAAAACAGTTTATTCTCGCTTGTTTGATTGGTATGGAAACTTCCTTAGCTCTGGGCACTTGTTTGTGTCTTATGTCCACTTTTTCATTGATATCAGAAATGGCTTAATCATATACATATCAAGATAAGTAGAACTATTATTTAATCCAATTCATTTTTACCTTAGATCATGTTTCTTAagtatttgattttgttaactAGGTGTTTTTTGTTTATAACTTTTTATGCATATGTATTGATAGGCTTGTGGATAAGATTAACTCTTCAATTGGGCAAGATCcaaactcaaaatcattaaTTGGAGTTCTTGATATTTACGGGTTTGAAAGTTTCAAGTTTAATAGGTaagaaaattaactttaaattttatctttgatataaCATTTGCCATTGCAGCTAACAGATCTCTACATTCATAGTTTTGAGCAGTTCTGTATCAACTTTACCAATGAAAAGCTACAACAACATTTCAATCAGGTTTGGTGCCTTTTGACATAGTTCTTGCTTTGTATTTTGGATAGACTTTCTGGCCTTTCTTAATTTGGGTATATGGTCATTTGCAGCATGTCTTTAAGATGGAACAAGAAGAATATACAAAAGAAGAAATCAATTGGAGCTACATAGAATTTGTTGATAACCAAGATGTGTTGGATCTGATCGAGAAGGTGATTTTTCTGCTTGTTGAgctgtttttaatttgtatcatttatattttattgaatggATAAAATATGCTTGAGAAACTATTTCTCAAACTCTTATGCATCACCAGATAATCTCATGAATGACTTTTTTTCTGCCTTTGCAGAAGCCTGGAGGAATTATAGCACTTCTAGATGAAGCCTGGTATGCAGCTGTTGTTTGACTCATCTTGATATACCATTCCTTTCTAAGTTTTAAGGGGCCTGAGTAGCTATATGTActctagatttttttaaaatagtgtgTGTGGGTGTACGATATATATTCTGcttaataatgaatataagaagCCTTACATGCTGCTAATGATGCTTCtatgatttaatttgtttattttagtttcttatgtttgtttatttggttCACACAGTATGTTTCCTAAATCTACACATGAAACATTTGCACAAAAGTTGTACCAGACattcaaaaacaacaaaaggtttataaaaccTAAGCTATCTCGGACTAGTTTCACTATATCTCACTATGCGGGGGAGGTAGATATATTACCtgtattttatcatttttttaaaatttttatatatagtgaAGAATTTGCTAATTTGTtcgttaatattttttcaggtTACCTATCTGGCTGATTTATTCCTTGACAAGAACAAAGATTACATAGTGGCAGAACATCAGGTGCTGTTGACAATCTCTAAGTGCCCTTTTGTAGCAGGTCTATTTCCTCCACTGCCAGAGGAGTCGTCTAAATCATCCAAATTTTCTTCCATTGGGTCACGTTTTAAGGTAtgtattgtttatttgtttccTGAATTTCTTTTGCTTGGTTGAGATCCAAATTGTTGCTTCAATTTCCTCTGTAGATTTATGGTGAATGGTATCATTAATGTGTATAAATCTTGAATAATGTTAAACACGAAGTTGTTTTCCTtgcattattcattttttagggAGTAAAGTGACTTAGCTCACATGgttcaatttcaaattgatgAGTAACATAAATCAAAGTAATTATTGATTCTCTATAGAACTTCTAGCTAGTGCAATATACTCTCCATGCACAAGCAGTTACAAGTTTAGTTGATTAACTACTATGCAGCAATTGGCACTTCAACCACAGGCAATCACAAACTTTTTTGAAGTACTAATGCAGCAATTGGCTCTTCTTGCATAGGCAATTACGATTTTAGTTGATTAACTAATAGGGAGTTATTGACTCTTCTTGTTTTGGGCAATGACAATTTTAGTTGATTAACTAATATGTAGTCTTCAGCATTTTTCAATAAAGAtttctggatttttttttaaaaaattttaagttagttATGTTTCAAAACCCTTTTTTGCTCTAACATGTGAGATGTGTTTGCTAAACTGCAGCTACAACTTCAATCTTTGATGGAGACCTTGAATTCAACAGAACCTCACTATATCAGATGTGTGAAGCCTAACAATGTCCTCAAGCCTGCAATTTTTGAGAATGCCAACATAATTCAGCAATTACGATGCGGTGTGAGTACAGTGTCCCTGcattgtaaatttgtttttcaactCCTTTATAATTTGTCAGACTACAAAATATTGACTTTGACGCTAATGGTTCCAGAAGTTGTAGTAAGTTTTCTGTCTTTCTTTAATTAGGGTGTCCTTGAGGCAATTAGGATCAGCTGTGCTGGTTATCCTACAAGACGAACATTTTATGAGTTTCTACACCGTTTTGGTGTTCTTTCTCCAGAAGTTCTAGAAGGAAAGTAAGTGAtaccttcttttcttttctagttGTTAGAACTTCAGGATTGAGATAGATTTATAATTTCTGTTGTTTTGCTGCTTAGCATATAAATAACATGACACATGACATCACTTGTGCATTTTTCTTTTGcatcatacattttttattttttcagtttatgtattctgttattgtttttttgtgaaaattattcattttcctTGTACAGCTATGATGAGAAGGTTGCGTGCCAAAAGATTCTGGACAAAAGGGGGTTGCAAGGTTATCAGGTAACttaattatctttttgttaCTGATCATGCAAATAGGAATTTACGATTTTGTGGAAGAAAGGTGATGATTTTGGTGTTTATTAAGGCAAGGCCTCTGCTATTTGAATAACGAATCTCATTTCTGATTTCTGTTATGGTTGCACCTTGGTTTGATGAGATAATGTGGAAATGTGTCtgattaatttaagttttcttGTTAACCCGAGTGACTGTATGCTGATTTGTTCATTTAATTGATACTTGTGTTTACTCAGCTATGCTACACACTTAAAAGGTGGTGCTAAACATAAACAGTAAACATTCTTGAATCACAACAATCAGTTGTAACTGATTTCCCTGCTTAATAGGTTCTTGAGTTTTAAAGTAATACTGAGGTTTTCAAGTTAGGTTGTTGATGGAGAGTTCTTTCAATGGTCTGTGCAAAATTGGGAAAAATGCAAAAGCATAAACTTTATATACTTGTGGCAGAGTGTTCAAGGTGGGATGACATGGTTGCAAGCTCTTCCTGAATCTATGAATGACTGCTATTGTCTTCTCCAGTGATGGAACTCTAGTCCCTTCTGAAAAAGGGCTGGTTGGGTTGGGAATCCTGACTGAATTTTATCTGCTTTCAGTAATTCTACTTGCTATGGATCTTGACTGGAACTTTTAACTTTGATGTTAAATAGGTAGCTAGTCTTCAGAAACTATGAAACTTTTTAGAATAAACTTCCATATGAAAATAGTGCTTATCTGATGCAGTTAATTGTTCAAGTCTATGGTTTCTAATGACATACTGTTTAATATGATTGTCCTTTCAGATAGGCAAGACAAAAGTGTTCCTAAGAGCTGGTCAGATGGCAGAGCTGGATGCAAGAAGAGCAGAGGTGTTGGGTAATGCGGCTAGAACCATCCAAAGGCAAATTCGTACTTATATTGCAAGGAAGGAGTTTATTAAGATGCGCAAAGCTGCAATTGTGTTGCAATCTCATTGGCGGGGTATTCTCCCACTAAGCTAtctgtgtttaattttttatttgagttgtaatattaaaagtaatttttgtTTAGAGAAACCATAACATTATTagtcaaataataaattgtaaGATTTCTGATgcttttaacattaaataataaaaagaacatAAACATACTGATGTTTGTGTGAACTACATCTATTCTTGTATAGACGAATTGTCTTTTAGctcatcaaaaaatatatacagatAATGACCACTTCTTTTATCCCCATTGTGGTTAGGCATCTTGGCTTGCCGACTGTATGAGCAGTTGCGAAGGGAGGCTGCAGCTGTGAAGATTCAAAAGAATTTCCACAAATACACTGCAAGGAAATCGTACTCAACAGTACAATTTTCTGCAATCACATTGCAGACAGGATTAAGAGCAATGGTTGCTCGTAATGAGTTTAGATTCAGAAAGCAAACAAAGGCTGCAATTATCATTGAGGTCCATCTTctgattattttgtgttttagtttAGAAAGAGAAATCATCTGACCTTTATTTGGAGTTGCAAATTGGCTGCTATGATGAACTGCAGAAAACTAATGATGTTTGTTGGTCACTTTCAGGCTTATTTGCGTCGCCATCTAGCGTATTCTTATTATAAGAGTCTTAAGAAGGCTGCATTGGTTTCCCAGTGTGGTTGGAGGCAAAGGGTTGCTCGTAGAGAGCTTAGAAAGCTCAAAATGGTTGGATCACATTTCTTGTCCTTGATTGATCTTGTTTTTTAGCGAAAATTTGAAATGTATCTTGCATCATCCATTAAATATTTTCAGGGGATAACCATCTGTTTTAACTCATTTAGGCTGCAAGAGAAACAGGAGCCCTTAAAGAAGCAAAAGACAAACTAGAAAAGCGGGTGGAAGAACTTACATGGCGACTGCAGTTTGAGAAGCAATTGAGggtaattacataattattttgtaaaggCATTAAATTTTAGTTGATCTATGATGGACTGCAATGTAGTATTACTtttacctaattttttattctgtttttgtttgtattaCAGACTAATTTGGAAGAGGAAAAAGCCCAAGAAATCGCCAAGTTACAGGATGCTTTGCATGCAATGCAACTACAAGTAGAAGAGGCAAATTCTAGGGTTCTGAAAGAACGAGAGGCTGCTCGAAAAGCTATTGAAGAGGCACCTCCTGTCATTAAGGAAACTCCTGTTATGGTTCAAGACACGGAAAAGATTGAGTCATTAGCGGCTGAGGTAGAGAGTTTGAAGGTATGCACTCAAACTTGGATGACCATGATAAAATCATATGTTCTTCATCCACGATCTCAATCAATAGAAATACTTCTTTTATCTGCTACAACAGCTAAACCTTCACAGATGCTTTGTTGAGTGGTTATGTTTCTGTGATGCAGCAGCAACTACAACTTTCATTGTACAAATTGTTACAATTGAATGTTGCAAGCATACTGGAGCACATGGagtacataaaatttttaaaacctgtaCTCTTTTTGCAGAAGTGTCTCTGCTAAATCAATTAATGTTTACTACTTTTTCTGCCTAGATTACACGCCAAAATATGACCATCATCTCTGGGTGTTTTCTATGTTTTTATGCAGCTGATTTCAGAATATCTTGGCTTTTGTTAATAGCATGCTGGTGATATAGTTGATCCCTGACTCTTAAAGTGTAGTGGCTTTCTTATACTCGTGTATTAACCATGTTTTGGTTTATTGAGtcattcattatttaatttgggTAGAATCCTTAAAAGAAATCCTGATAATGACATTTTTTTGCTTATTATTCCTTAGTTTCCTGGATATTAAATAATAGGTTTGGCACAGTTATCACTTGTTCTTGATATGTAGTCAATGGTTTGAtaaacattcaaaattttacagGCTTTGCTTTTATCAGAAAGACAGGCTGTTGCAGAGGCCAGGAAGGCGTCTGCTGATGCTGAGGTCAGAAATGTGGAACTGTCTGAAAAACTTGAAGATGCAGAGCAAAAAGTGGATCAGCTTCAAGAATCCGTCCAGAGGTTTGTAAATGCTTTATAAGATGAATGTTTGGATAATAACATATGATTTGAGCATGTACACTCTTCACTTATTGTTTTGCACCATTCATTTGCTTCTATTGTGCTTAGAAGACATGTATGCTTCTTTATGTCTTCTCTTCATCATGTAGGCTTTTGGTGTACTTCTAagtcattaaaaaatttcatgctTGTTTATTCATATATCAGGCTTGAAGAGAAACTTTCCAATTCAGAATCTGAGAATCAAGTACTTCGTCAGCAGGCACTGACTATGTCACCAACAGGAAAATCTTTGTCTGCACAGTCCAAGACAATGATTATTCAGGTATAAATGTGATAAGGTTCCTGCAAATCCTTGCACTATATCACATACAAACTTTTATAACTATGCACATACGAATTTGCAGAGGACTCCTGAGGGTGGAAAATTTCAAGATGGAGAAATGAAAGTTGTGCCGGTAGGGGGAAATTATTGTTTCTGaacattcaataaatttattgttttatattttacaaatggaAATTGTTACTTGTATTGCTTACTGTTTGCAACGTGTATTAGGACATAACTGTTGCCTTATCCCATGCACGCGAGCCTGAATCAGAGGAAAAGCCTCAAAAATCTCTAAATGAAAAGCAGCAGGTAAGTGGCCCAGGACATgcatttatgaattttaactgaTAATGCATTTGAAAAATTCGTTTTTGACATTCCTTTTTGGGTgtctatttttcatcttctgaCCATTCGTAATCTGTTTCTAATTAGTTTCTTGCAATCTACTTTTTTCGGATCAGGAAAACCAGGACTTGCTGATCAAGTGTGTATCACAGAACCTGGGATTCTCTGGGGGCAAACCAGTTGCTGCTTGTGTCATATACAAATGTCTTCTTCACTGGAGGTCATTTGAAGTTGAAAGGACAACTGTTTTTGACCGTATCATTCAAACTATAGCTTCAGCCATAGAGGTTGTTTTTGCGGTCTCTAAATCCTTTTTTATTCAGTTGTATGGCATTACTGTATTTATAACTAATGTTAGAAATATCTACCTTATTGAAGATCCATGATAATAATGATGTCTTAGCATATTGGCTATCCAATTCATCAACGTTATTGCTACTGCTCCAACACACTCTCAAAGCTAGTGGTGCTGCTAGCTTGACACCACAACGACGAAGAACAACATCAGCTTCTCTTTTTGGGAGAATGTCTCAAGTAACAGGAAACTTATTTCCCTATACAAAgcacctttttttttcttttttacttttgcCCTAAATTTTCTGTACTCTTCTTATTTGTGTCAATTATAGGGGTTACGGGCATCTCCTCAAAGTGCTGGACTCTCATTTCTTAATGGTCGAGGGGTTAGTAGATTGGATGACTTACGACAGGTTGAGGCCAAGTATCCTGCACTACTTTTTAAGCAGCAGCTCACTGCCtttcttgaaaaaatatatGGAATGATGAGGGACAATCTAAAGAAAGAGATCTCCCCGCTGCTAGGCTTATGTATTCAGGTCTGACTGAAGCTGACTCcccctactttttttttttttctcttttttcttgaaaggataaaaattgtgcatTCTGAGTGTTGTTTCACCAATTGTAGAAATCCTATTccattagagagagagagagagggaaagaATGCCTCTAATTGTTGAGTGCTTACCGAGGAATTATACTTATAACTTGTCTGCTATGTCGAAAACTGAACTTATTTGCAGAAGTGCCAAAAACAGCagaaaaattagaaattgaGGTATAATTTGAAAGACATAAAACTAAACTGATATACAAAAGTTCCAAAATAGGCGTCAATTTAGACTTATTGAGACAGTACCATGCTACATGTTTTACGTTGtgcataatttatttctttagttaacaagaaagaaagaagaccTTTAATTTGTTGAATCAGTAAATTTCAAAACAGCTTGTTTAGAATAACCCAAAGCTGGACTTCTTTTTCGGAAGCTGTAAATGCAGCAGAAAATTAAACATGATGCATAAACTAAAGGAAGTAGAATAGACTTGTTATAGAAGATCCAAAATTAGCAATAAAATTTCACCTGTTAAGTCAGTATCAGGGAATTTAATGACAGCTTGTTTAGGATAAAACAAAGCTAGGCATTTGTGAGATCAGACACAGCAGAAAATGAGGTATACTGAAGAAGACACGAAACAGTTACTTTCTAGAACTCCAAACATGGCagtaaaatagaaaatgagttaaaacaaaaactaatagGTTTATCGCTTCCTTGAAGCACTGGACTGCCGATGAATAAGAATTATAAACCAGCCTTTTTCACTTTTCCTAGGGACAAGAACCTGAAAAACCATCACAAGTTCCActtattactttaaaaattttcaatgtcAATGAATTCGTCAATTTTGTGTCCATTCTGCTCTGATCATAGATTGAATATAATTGAAGGGGATAACATGAAAAACCCTTTCATCAAACCGTGGGAGGAGCTCTCTTGATCTgctgtttaatattttaaatatgcaGGCACCCAGGACTTCACGCGCAAGTTTAGTTAAAGGACGTTCACAAGCTAAAGCAGTTGCTCAGCAAGCTTTAATTGCTCATTGGCAAAGCATAGTCAAAAgcttgaataattatttgaagATTATGAAAGCAAACTACGTGAGTTCCTAGTTCCATagaaattttcacattttgtaATCATAACTCATAATAATATCATTTCTGTTTCATTTTGGCAATACAGGTACCTCCTTTCTTAGTCCGTAAGGTGTTCACTCAAATATTCTCATTCATTAATGTTCAACTATTCAATAGGTTTGTGCTCTGTGTGTATCTCTACTATTTGATTTAAAGGTACTTTCTAATATAAACACTTTCATGGCATCTTTTTATGCGTATGCAGTCTTCTTCTGAGGCGTGAGTGTTGCTCATTCAGTAACGGGGAATATGTAAAAGCAGGTTTGGCTGAATTAGAACAGTGGTGTTATGAGGCCACTGAAGAAGTAAGCACCAAATCATGTGTGGCGTTTTAGTTTCCTCCATTTTTTATGCCTTACCCTGAACTTTTCTTGTGAACAGTATGCGGGCTCTGCATGGGATGAGTTGAAGCATATTAGGCAGGCTGTAGGGTTCCTAGTAAGATTCATTTGTGTAGCTTCACTCATTCAATTGAAGCAGCagattattatgattttaatttgctGACTTTactgtttcattttctttacaacTCAGGTCATACAtcaaaaacccaaaaagacTCTGGATGAAATAACTAGAGAACTTTGCCCCGTTAGTCCTTTTACCCCTCTGAGCTAGTCAATATCTCTTATTAGATTTAtcctttttccaattttttatgttctacataaattatatattttcttttcttcaggTGCTCAGCATACAGCAGTTGTACAGGATCAGTACAATGTACTGGGACGACAAATATGGTACACACACTGTTTCTTCAGAGGTAGTTAACTTATGTCAGTTCTGAAAATTGATGATTGTTTGATCTATTACTTCGAAATAGTGTTAAAACCTATATCACATACAGGTTATTTCAAGTATGAGAGTCCTCATGACGGAGGACTCGAACAATGCTGTAAGCAGTTCTTTCCTGTTAGATGATGACTCAAGGTAGTTACACTTTCCCAACATAGCTGTTCTTGGTACTGTTTTGACTTTGTTCATCGATACAATATGTTGTTGATATGGTGTATAATTTAAACCTTAATTCAGCATTCCATTCACGGTTGATGACATTTCCAAGTCCTTGCAACGAGTGGACATAGCTGAAGTTGTACCTCCAGCATTGATTCGTGAAAACTCAGGTTTTGGGTTCTTACTTCCACGGTCAGAGTGAAATTCACTAGCATGAATTAAAGTATTTGAATCTTGTCTCTCTTTGTGGTGTTCTGGGACACACCACAAATCTGTGCATATAATCTCATTGTCTGTCACAATTCATGTGCATAATGCATTCTCCATAGACTCGGGCTACCTTTGTTGAAGCCCGGGCCGTTTTATTCTTTCCCTCACGTTTCTTCAACAGGAGGGGTTTTTTAAGAAGGCATATCACTCGGTGTGATGATGTCCAGTTATAGAAACAAGCATGGTGTCTGGCAATTTCAGACACCCCTtatattcttttcatttattcattcattttctCAGTTGGGCTTCTTTTGTTGTTTCTGGGGTTTCTAATTTTCTATTGGTTTAGagtgtttttctttctttttttttccttgggGTGTGAGTGATCGAGGCTGTATTTTATAGGCTATTGTTTGCTATATGAGAAGTGATTTGCATTTGTATGGTGTAGTTGTTTTTGTTCTAAGAACGGATATAAGAAGAAAGAGCTGCCCTACGCTGTtgcttctttttctctcctctctCACACCACCCAATTCATCAACATGTGGGGagaattttgtctatttttactTACTAGCTCAGCAGTTTTACATTGAACCCTATTGAGTTAGTGTTGAGATCTATCACTTGGTTTCTAGAA
It contains:
- the LOC123200557 gene encoding myosin-17-like produces the protein MAAPVNIIVGSHVWVEDPVLAWLDGEVLKINGEEVHVQATNGKTVVTDISKVYPKDTEAPPGGVDDMTKLSYLHEPGVLHNLAMRYELNEIYTYTGNILIAINPFQRLPHLYDTHMMEQYKGAQFGELSPHVFAVADVAYRAMINEGKSNSILVSGESGAGKTETTKMLMRYLAYLGGRSGVEGRTVEQQVLESNPVLEAFGNAKTVRNNNSSRFGKFVELQFDKNGRISGAAVRTYLLERSRVCQVSDPERNYHCFYLLCAAPPEVREKYKLDHPKTFHYLNQSNCYKLDGVDDTEEYLATRRAMDIVGISEEEQEGIFRIIAAILHLGNIEFAKGEEVDSSVIKDEKSRFHLNTTAELLRCDAKSLEDALIKRVMVTPEEVITRTLDPGSAVGSRDALAKTVYSRLFDWLVDKINSSIGQDPNSKSLIGVLDIYGFESFKFNSFEQFCINFTNEKLQQHFNQHVFKMEQEEYTKEEINWSYIEFVDNQDVLDLIEKKPGGIIALLDEACMFPKSTHETFAQKLYQTFKNNKRFIKPKLSRTSFTISHYAGEVTYLADLFLDKNKDYIVAEHQVLLTISKCPFVAGLFPPLPEESSKSSKFSSIGSRFKLQLQSLMETLNSTEPHYIRCVKPNNVLKPAIFENANIIQQLRCGGVLEAIRISCAGYPTRRTFYEFLHRFGVLSPEVLEGNYDEKVACQKILDKRGLQGYQIGKTKVFLRAGQMAELDARRAEVLGNAARTIQRQIRTYIARKEFIKMRKAAIVLQSHWRGILACRLYEQLRREAAAVKIQKNFHKYTARKSYSTVQFSAITLQTGLRAMVARNEFRFRKQTKAAIIIEAYLRRHLAYSYYKSLKKAALVSQCGWRQRVARRELRKLKMAARETGALKEAKDKLEKRVEELTWRLQFEKQLRTNLEEEKAQEIAKLQDALHAMQLQVEEANSRVLKEREAARKAIEEAPPVIKETPVMVQDTEKIESLAAEVESLKALLLSERQAVAEARKASADAEVRNVELSEKLEDAEQKVDQLQESVQRLEEKLSNSESENQVLRQQALTMSPTGKSLSAQSKTMIIQRTPEGGKFQDGEMKVVPDITVALSHAREPESEEKPQKSLNEKQQENQDLLIKCVSQNLGFSGGKPVAACVIYKCLLHWRSFEVERTTVFDRIIQTIASAIEIHDNNDVLAYWLSNSSTLLLLLQHTLKASGAASLTPQRRRTTSASLFGRMSQGLRASPQSAGLSFLNGRGVSRLDDLRQVEAKYPALLFKQQLTAFLEKIYGMMRDNLKKEISPLLGLCIQAPRTSRASLVKGRSQAKAVAQQALIAHWQSIVKSLNNYLKIMKANYVPPFLVRKVFTQIFSFINVQLFNSLLLRRECCSFSNGEYVKAGLAELEQWCYEATEEYAGSAWDELKHIRQAVGFLVIHQKPKKTLDEITRELCPVLSIQQLYRISTMYWDDKYGTHTVSSEVISSMRVLMTEDSNNAVSSSFLLDDDSSIPFTVDDISKSLQRVDIAEVVPPALIRENSGFGFLLPRSE